CCGCTCCACGGTCGCGAATCTTTGCCCGCGCCACTTCGACCGGGCCGATGCCGGTCGCAATCGTCCGCGCCGGGCCGTAACCATGTCGCACGACACGGGCGCGCCCGTCGGCCAGCTTCAAATCCTTCACCGTGGCAAGAAACGTCTCGACTTCGACCTCCACGGCCTGCGCCAGAAGTTGCCGAGCACCAGCTCGCAGAATATTGGTCAGTGGATCGTCGATATCGTCGGGCTGACGAAGGGCAACAATATTGCTAGTCTCGTTCATGGCGTATCGCTCTCCTTGAGAGGTTCTGGCAGGCTCGACACCCGCCTCGATACGCCGCCTATCTCAGTCCGTCATCACCCAGTTTCCCGCATAGCTCTGGCGGCATAGGCGAGTGCAAAGGCATTACTGCCTGAGACGACGGACTCCGCATAGCCCGGCAGGTTGAACGTCGTGAACTGGCCCGCGGCATAGGGCGTGATGCCGAAGCCGCCGATCCACGGCGCAATGAAGCGATAACCGCCTTCGAGCCGGCCGCTCCACGCATTGGCGTTGAACTCGGCACGCAGGCGATCGACGCCGGCAAGGGTGACGGTGCGATCGGTGGTGACGTCCTGCCAGCCATAGGCCAGCGCGGCGGAGATGTAGCTCGGGCCGTTGGTGTGGCGGAGATAGGCGCCGGCCTGGAACAGGTCGGAGCGGCCGCTGCCGCCATTGGCGACGGAGAAGCTGGTGCCGCCGCCGGCGAGCGCAAAGCCGGCCAGTGTCTGCGGCGAGAACCAATACTCGGCGCCGGCCGCGGTGCCGAACAGGCGGCTGGTCGCGCTGTTTGATCCCTGCGCGGTGCTGCCATCCGTCGTCTGCGATCCGGCGAAGCCGGAAGCCCACACGCTCCAGCGCTGCTCGAACGTCGTGGCCGGTGGCGCCTTGGTGAGCATGGCATAGGCCTCGCGCGCGGCGCCTGCCGGCGCGCTGTCCGCATAGGCCGGCGGAGCGGAGCCGCCGGTGTCGCGGCCGGCACTGAAGGGATCGGTGAGCAGGCCCATGAACTGGCCCATGGCCTGGAAGGTGGCCTGCTGCGCGCCCGTCGCGGTCTCGCCCGAGGCTTGTGTCAATCCGGCGGCCGTGAGCCCGCTATAGACCAGCGAGATGCCGCCGTTCGCATTGAACGAGCGGATGATGGCATTGCCGACACTCTGCTGATTGCCGCTCGGGCTGCCACCCGATGGCGGAACGAAGCTCAGCACCAGGTTGAGATAGGCGTGCGTGGCGTCGTAGCTCAGTGTGGTCTGGAGATTCGACGGCAGGTTGGTCTGGACGGCAGAACCGAACGTGCCGCTGACGCTGCCGGCGGTCAGGATGGTGTACTGCTTGGCGACGTAGCTGCCCGGCGCGAACACGGCATTGACGGTTGCGCCGCCCAGTGTCGCGCTACCTGTCACGTTGACGGAGGAGGCCGTCGCCGGATTGACCGCGACTAGATAGTAGGCGCCCGACTGGAACGCGAGATTGCCGGAGATCGCAAGCGATGTGCCGGCGGTGCCATTGCCGCCGAGCAGCGCGCCGCCGCTGTTGATCGCGGTGCCGCCGACCGTTCCCGTGCCCATCAGCGCGGCGCTCGCATCCACCGTCACGCCGATCGAGGATGCGATCGAGCCGTCCACGCGCAGGACGCCGCCGCCGACAGTCGTGGCGCCGGTATAGGTGTTGATGCCCGCCAGGGTCAGCGTGCCGGTGCCGACCTTGATCAGCGAGGCACCGGTGCCGCCGCCGGATCCGCCATCGGCGATCACGCCGGTGACGTTGGTCGACAGATTGTTGCTGCCGACCGTCAGCTCGTTGGCGCCGAGCTCGAATGTCCCTCCGCCGAGGAGTGAACCGGCGGTGAGCTTGTTATCGCCGTTCGGACCAGAGGTCATCGAGAGGTCGAAGACGGAGCCGACCGAGGCGTTGAACAATTGCGCGTTGCCGGGCGTGGAGTTGCCTTCGAACAGCGAGTGGCCGACGTTCATGATGAGGGCGCTGCCGGCCGTGGCGTTGGTGGACTGCACCCCTGAAGCGAGACACGATAATTTCAGTGACAGGCATTTCAAGGATGACCTGTGGCAGTACAAGGAAAGAACCGTCAGTTTCCGACGGCCTACAAAATAAAGGCGATCAAGCGGGTTGAGAGAGGCGACGGCGTTCTGCCGGTAGCCCGTGAACTCGGGATTTCTCGCAAGATTCTCCACGACTGGATCAAGGCGTGGAAGGCCGATGGGCCAGACGGGTTGAACCGCAAGCGCGGACCCAAGCCTGGCCCCCGCAAGCTGAAGCCGCTAGCGACGTACAACGACAAGCGCTCCGCCCTCGCGCTCGCCAAAGCGCGCATCGCCGAGCTCGAAGGGCTGGTGGGGCGCCAGCAGATGGATCTCGATTTTTTTCGACAAGCCTTGCGCGCCTTGGAGCGGCCGGCAGCGCAAGGCAAACCCGCATCCGCATCGTCGAAGTCATCCAAGCGATGACTTCGCAGGTAACAGACGCAAACGCCGACGTGCAGCGACTATGCCGCCTCGCGGGCCTGCCGCGCGCGACGTATTACCGCCATCTCGCCAAACGCAGCAGCGAGACAGCAGATTGCGAGCTGCGCGATG
This region of Bradyrhizobium sp. CCGUVB1N3 genomic DNA includes:
- a CDS encoding autotransporter outer membrane beta-barrel domain-containing protein, translating into MQSTNATAGSALIMNVGHSLFEGNSTPGNAQLFNASVGSVFDLSMTSGPNGDNKLTAGSLLGGGTFELGANELTVGSNNLSTNVTGVIADGGSGGGTGASLIKVGTGTLTLAGINTYTGATTVGGGVLRVDGSIASSIGVTVDASAALMGTGTVGGTAINSGGALLGGNGTAGTSLAISGNLAFQSGAYYLVAVNPATASSVNVTGSATLGGATVNAVFAPGSYVAKQYTILTAGSVSGTFGSAVQTNLPSNLQTTLSYDATHAYLNLVLSFVPPSGGSPSGNQQSVGNAIIRSFNANGGISLVYSGLTAAGLTQASGETATGAQQATFQAMGQFMGLLTDPFSAGRDTGGSAPPAYADSAPAGAAREAYAMLTKAPPATTFEQRWSVWASGFAGSQTTDGSTAQGSNSATSRLFGTAAGAEYWFSPQTLAGFALAGGGTSFSVANGGSGRSDLFQAGAYLRHTNGPSYISAALAYGWQDVTTDRTVTLAGVDRLRAEFNANAWSGRLEGGYRFIAPWIGGFGITPYAAGQFTTFNLPGYAESVVSGSNAFALAYAARAMRETG
- a CDS encoding helix-turn-helix domain-containing protein gives rise to the protein MAVQGKNRQFPTAYKIKAIKRVERGDGVLPVARELGISRKILHDWIKAWKADGPDGLNRKRGPKPGPRKLKPLATYNDKRSALALAKARIAELEGLVGRQQMDLDFFRQALRALERPAAQGKPASASSKSSKR